From Vulpes vulpes isolate BD-2025 chromosome 7, VulVul3, whole genome shotgun sequence, one genomic window encodes:
- the RNF148 gene encoding RING finger protein 148: MSLLRITPSSVSSQLLRLSIFLLLSLPDSKGKSIWTAHLNITFQVGNRIISELGESGVFGNHSPLERVSGAVVLPEGWNQNACNPMTNFSRPEQAHSWLALIERGGCTFTHKINVAAEKGANGVIIYNYPGTGNKVFPMSHQGTENIVAVMIGNLKGMELLHLIQKGVYVTIIIEVGRMHMPWLSHYVMSLFTFLAATVAYLFLYCAWRPRVPNSSTRRRRQMKADVKKAIGQLQLRVLKEGDKELDPNEDSCVVCFDIYKPQDVVRILTCRHVFHKACIDPWLLAHRTCPMCKCDILKT, from the coding sequence ATGAGCCTACTTCGAATTACTCCTAGTTCTGTTTCATCTCAACTGCTGAGGCTTAGCATCTTTCTACTACTTAGCCTTCCTGACTCAAAAGGAAAATCCATTTGGACAGCCCACCTGAATATAACCTTTCAGGTGGGAAATCGGATTATATCGGAATTAGGAGAGAGTGGAGTGTTCGGGAATCATTCTCCTTTGGAAAGGGTGTCTGGTGCGGTGGTACTTCCTGAAGGATGGAATCAGAATGCTTGTAATCCCATGACCAACTTCAGCAGGCCGGAACAGGCACACTCGTGGTTGGCCCTCATTGAACGCGGAGGCTGTACTTTCACACACAAAATCAACGTGGCAGCAGAGAAAGGAGCAAATGGGGTGATCATCTATAACTACCCAGGTACGGGCAACAAAGTGTTTCCCATGTCTCACCAGGGAACGGAAAATATAGTCGCAGTGATGATAGGCAACTTGAAAGGCATGGAACTTCTGCACTTGATTCAGAAAGGAGTCTACGTGACCATCATCATCGAAGTGGGGCGCATGCACATGCCGTGGCTGAGCCATTATGTCATGTCCCTGTTCACCTTCCTGGCTGCCACCGTGGCCTACCTTTTCTTGTACTGTGCCTGGAGACCCCGAGTGCCCAATTCTTCCACCAGGAGGCGAAGACAGATGAAAGCAGATGTGAAGAAAGCTATTGGTCAGCTTCAACTGCGAGTGCTCAAGGAAGGCGATAAGGAACTAGATCCAAATGAGGACAGTTGTGTTGTTTGCTTTGACATATACAAACCCCAAGACGTAGTACGTATTTTAACGTGCAGACATGTGTTCCATAAGGCATGCATTGACCCCTGGCTCTTAGCCCATAGGACATGCCCCATGTGCAAGTGTGACATTCTGAAAACTTAA
- the RNF133 gene encoding E3 ubiquitin-protein ligase RNF133 — MASRCGGQGRVRGASCPPRVGSWLLEVGVLWLLGQNCCAAGAVWTAYVNISFRVGSRLLSELGEAGVFGRSSALKRVAGVLAPPAGRAQSACQANTSFGGPPAGPWLALIARGGCTFTQKIRVAVGKGASGVIIYNFPGTGSQVFPMSHQAFEGVVVLMIGNLKGVEMLHLIQKGVRVTVLVDVGRRHIIWMNHYFVSFAIVTTATLAYFVFYHIWRLWVARVQGRRRQRLTTHLEQAFARLQLRVLKDGDAELGASGDSCVVCFELYKPDDTVRVLTCKHFFHKDCIDPWILAHGTCPMCKCDILKALGVQVDVEDGAESLQVLMSSELSAALSPGAEGAAADLPAPGGSDKGAAPQNDSQPRSGAEGAGPSPRQHDP, encoded by the coding sequence ATGGCCAGCAGATGCGGAGGGCAGGGCCGCGTGCGGGGGGCGAGTTGTCCGCCCCGGGTCggctcctggctcctggaagTCGGCGTCCTTTGGCTTCTCGGCCAGAACTGCTGCGCGGCCGGGGCCGTGTGGACCGCCTACGTGAACATCTCCTTTCGCGTGGGCTCGCGCCTGCTGTCGGAGCTGGGGGAGGCCGGGGTGTTCGGGCGGAGCTCGGCCCTGAAGAGGGTGGCGGGGGTCCTGGCGCCGCCGGCGGGGAGGGCGCAGAGCGCGTGCCAGGCCAACACGAGCTTCGGCGGCCCGCCGGCGGGCCCGTGGCTCGCGCTCATCGCGCGGGGCGGCTGCACCTTCACGCAGAAGATCAGGGTCGCCGTGGGCAAGGGGGCCAGCGGGGTGATCATCTACAACTTCCCGGGCACGGGCAGCCAGGTGTTCCCCATGTCTCACCAGGCGTTTGAGGGCGTCGTGGTGCTGATGATCGGGAACCTGAAGGGCGTGGAGATGCTGCACCTGATCCAGAAGGGAGTTCGCGTCACGGTCCTCGTTGACGTGGGGAGAAGGCACATCATCTGGATGAATCACTATTTCGTGTCTTTTGCGATCGTCACGACGGCCACTCTGGCGTACTTCGTCTTCTACCACATCTGGAGACTCTGGGTGGCCCGGGTTCAgggccggcggcggcagcggctaACCACCCACCTGGAGCAGGCCTTCGCGCGGCTGCAGCTCCGGGTCCTCAAGGACGGGGACGCCGAGCTGGGCGCCAGCGGGGACAGCTGCGTGGTTTGCTTCGAGCTCTACAAGCCTGACGACACGGTTCGTGTTCTCACGTGTAAGCACTTTTTCCACAAGGACTGCATCGACCCCTGGATCCTGGCCCACGGGACGTGTCCTATGTGCAAATGCGACATCCTCAAGGCTCTGGGCGTTCAGGTGGACGTGGAAGACGGAGCGGAGTCGTTGCAAGTTCTCATGTCGAGCGAGCTGTCTGCCGCCCTGTCCCCTGGCGCGGAGGGGGCCGCCGCCGACCTCCCTGCCCCGGGCGGGTCGGACAAAGGGGCCGCTCCCCAGAACGACAGCCAGCCTCGTTCGGGAGCAGAGGGTGCGGGGCCTTCACCGCGACAGCATGACCCTTGA